In the Sulfitobacter pacificus genome, one interval contains:
- a CDS encoding EcsC family protein — translation MQIESSLPTPVDVEVEIDKLARRYKAAGGLGINVLNLIGGSADNLIERLPEGIRRNLENATVGALNQAMKAAHSSRSVVPDQASWLNQAVSTAMGAAGGAGGLPTALAELPVTTTLLLRVIQGVAVEHGFDPEAESVQFDCVQVFAAAGPLSGDDGADLGFLSARLALSGKAMQAVIAKIAPKLAVVLGQKLAAQAVPVLGAVAGAATNYAYTSYYQDVAHVHFGLRKLAIDADVPHAELLVKLKEKMAKPKVTA, via the coding sequence ATGCAGATAGAATCCAGTTTGCCCACGCCGGTAGATGTTGAAGTTGAGATCGACAAGCTGGCCCGCCGGTATAAGGCCGCAGGTGGTTTGGGGATCAATGTGTTAAACCTGATTGGCGGCTCTGCGGACAATCTGATCGAGCGCTTGCCCGAGGGAATCCGGCGCAATCTGGAAAACGCCACAGTCGGAGCGCTAAATCAGGCAATGAAAGCGGCGCATTCCAGCCGGTCGGTCGTGCCCGATCAAGCCAGTTGGCTGAATCAGGCGGTGTCAACGGCGATGGGGGCCGCAGGCGGGGCAGGCGGCTTGCCAACTGCATTGGCGGAATTGCCGGTTACCACAACCCTGCTGTTGCGGGTGATCCAGGGGGTTGCGGTTGAACATGGTTTTGATCCCGAAGCGGAATCCGTGCAGTTTGACTGCGTACAGGTTTTTGCGGCGGCGGGCCCTTTGTCGGGGGATGATGGTGCAGATCTGGGGTTCCTGTCGGCACGGCTGGCGCTTTCGGGCAAGGCAATGCAGGCGGTGATCGCCAAGATCGCTCCGAAACTGGCGGTGGTGCTGGGCCAGAAACTGGCGGCGCAAGCGGTGCCGGTGCTGGGAGCAGTGGCCGGGGCCGCGACCAACTATGCCTATACCAGTTATTATCAGGACGTGGCCCATGTGCATTTCGGCCTGCGCAAACTGGCGATCGATGCGGATGTGCCCCATGCGGAACTGCTGGTGAAACTAAAGGAAAAAATGGCGAAGCCAAAGGTAACCGCCTGA
- the modA gene encoding molybdate ABC transporter substrate-binding protein, translated as MTRFAAIFICLTLPFAARAEQITVFAAASLRGVLEDIAAPSPQKARLSFGGSGTMARQVVAGAPADVVVLANRLWMDWLTTQGINTLSAPVTIAGNRLVLIGPKAAPPLTSTDEITTLLGTGRLAMGQRDAVPAGTYAKQWLDHMGLWDELSTHLAETDNVRAALALVARGEVPLGVVYASDAFAEPQVRVLLTAPLEAHKPITYLAASLTPAGAKYITNLTTAASAAIFASHGFAPVPQE; from the coding sequence ATGACACGATTTGCCGCGATTTTTATCTGTTTAACCCTGCCCTTTGCGGCACGTGCTGAACAGATCACTGTTTTTGCCGCCGCCAGCCTGCGCGGCGTGTTGGAAGATATTGCGGCACCCTCTCCGCAAAAGGCCCGCCTGTCCTTTGGCGGCTCCGGCACCATGGCGCGGCAAGTGGTAGCTGGCGCGCCTGCTGACGTAGTGGTGCTGGCCAACAGGCTCTGGATGGACTGGCTGACGACACAGGGCATCAACACACTTTCCGCGCCAGTCACAATCGCGGGCAACCGGCTGGTCCTGATCGGTCCAAAAGCGGCCCCGCCGCTGACATCAACCGACGAGATCACCACGCTGCTTGGCACAGGCCGCCTTGCCATGGGGCAACGCGACGCGGTGCCCGCCGGCACCTATGCAAAACAATGGCTGGACCATATGGGCCTTTGGGATGAGCTCAGCACCCATCTGGCCGAAACCGATAATGTCCGTGCCGCCCTTGCTTTGGTCGCGCGGGGAGAGGTGCCCTTGGGCGTCGTATATGCCAGCGATGCCTTTGCCGAACCGCAGGTCCGCGTGCTGCTGACCGCGCCCTTGGAGGCCCATAAGCCAATAACCTATCTCGCGGCCAGCCTCACACCCGCTGGGGCTAAATATATCACCAACCTGACCACTGCCGCCTCTGCCGCGATTTTTGCCAGCCATGGCTTTGCCCCGGTACCGCAGGAATGA
- a CDS encoding NUDIX hydrolase yields the protein MVNQPPLSLLGAGKGDLRTQFAALCYRVRRGKVQILVITSRRSKRWIVPKGWPMEGKTPAAAAAQEAWEEAGVRGQVDETALGVYTYGKTTVVGGELPCVVMLYPVLVKSLAKKFPESGQRRRKWVSRKKAAKKVAEEDLARLILNFDPRSTRKHS from the coding sequence ATGGTGAACCAGCCCCCTCTCTCCCTTCTTGGTGCCGGCAAAGGCGATCTGCGCACGCAGTTTGCGGCGCTTTGTTATCGGGTCAGGCGCGGCAAGGTGCAGATTTTGGTGATCACTTCACGCCGTTCAAAGCGCTGGATCGTTCCCAAGGGGTGGCCGATGGAGGGCAAAACGCCCGCTGCCGCAGCGGCGCAGGAGGCTTGGGAAGAAGCAGGGGTGCGCGGGCAGGTCGATGAAACGGCATTGGGTGTCTATACCTATGGCAAGACCACTGTAGTGGGGGGGGAGCTGCCCTGTGTGGTGATGTTATACCCTGTGTTGGTGAAATCGCTGGCGAAAAAATTTCCCGAAAGCGGGCAGCGGCGGCGCAAGTGGGTGTCGCGCAAGAAGGCGGCGAAAAAAGTGGCAGAAGAGGATCTTGCCCGTCTGATTCTGAATTTCGATCCGCGCAGTACGCGCAAGCATTCTTGA
- the modB gene encoding molybdate ABC transporter permease subunit, whose amino-acid sequence MSADAAAWEALRLSLWVSLWATLLAVPLALWVAWILARRDFRGKALLSAAVHLPLVLPPIVTGYLLLILFGRTAPLGRALDSIGITFAFHWSGAVLAAIIMGFPLMVRAMRLAIEAVDPKLEEAAATLGAPRWSVFGRVTLPLIAPGILAGAVMGFAKAMGEFGATITFVANIPGQTQTLPSAIWSALQIPGGEHQAVIMVLMACAVAMAAVLASESLARRVATRIAGA is encoded by the coding sequence ATGAGCGCAGATGCCGCCGCATGGGAGGCACTGCGCCTGTCGCTTTGGGTGTCGCTCTGGGCCACGCTGCTGGCCGTGCCGCTGGCCCTTTGGGTGGCATGGATACTGGCGCGACGTGATTTTCGCGGCAAAGCCTTGCTCAGCGCCGCCGTCCACCTGCCACTGGTCCTACCGCCCATTGTCACCGGTTATCTGCTGCTGATCCTCTTTGGCCGCACTGCCCCCTTGGGCCGCGCGCTGGACAGCATTGGCATCACCTTTGCCTTTCACTGGTCCGGTGCGGTGCTGGCCGCCATCATCATGGGGTTTCCGCTGATGGTGCGGGCCATGCGCCTTGCCATCGAAGCGGTTGATCCCAAACTTGAAGAAGCTGCTGCCACCCTGGGCGCCCCGCGTTGGTCTGTCTTTGGCCGCGTCACCCTGCCTCTGATCGCCCCTGGTATTCTGGCCGGGGCGGTGATGGGTTTTGCCAAAGCCATGGGCGAATTCGGGGCCACAATCACGTTTGTCGCCAATATCCCCGGCCAGACACAGACCCTGCCCAGCGCTATTTGGAGTGCGCTGCAAATCCCCGGTGGGGAACATCAGGCCGTTATCATGGTGTTGATGGCCTGCGCCGTGGCGATGGCAGCTGTGCTGGCGTCAGAAAGCCTTGCGCGGCGGGTCGCCACACGGATCGCTGGCGCATGA
- a CDS encoding GNAT family N-acetyltransferase has protein sequence MYQLTPETPQDYWEVEALYDTCFAPGREALSSYRLRDGIPAVSGLSHVARDAGGILGGAIRYWPVRIGAVEALLLGPVAVHPTRQGEGLGRALIEESLRHAAPLGWDRVMLVGDAPYYGRFGFELLKDIEMPPPTNPARVLGRAIAPGAWEGVAGKVRRWLD, from the coding sequence TTGTACCAGCTAACCCCGGAAACACCGCAAGATTATTGGGAGGTCGAGGCGCTTTATGACACCTGTTTTGCACCGGGCCGCGAGGCCCTGTCGTCCTATCGTTTGCGCGACGGTATTCCGGCGGTTTCGGGGTTAAGCCATGTGGCTCGCGATGCGGGTGGCATTCTGGGCGGCGCCATCCGCTATTGGCCGGTACGTATCGGCGCGGTGGAGGCATTGTTGCTGGGCCCAGTGGCGGTGCACCCGACGCGGCAGGGCGAAGGGCTGGGCCGCGCATTGATCGAAGAAAGCCTGCGTCACGCCGCCCCTCTGGGTTGGGACCGGGTGATGCTGGTAGGCGATGCGCCCTATTACGGGCGTTTCGGGTTCGAGTTGTTGAAAGATATCGAGATGCCCCCTCCCACCAACCCTGCGCGGGTGTTGGGGCGGGCGATTGCACCGGGTGCTTGGGAAGGTGTTGCCGGCAAGGTCCGGCGCTGGCTGGATTGA
- a CDS encoding DUF1178 family protein translates to MIRYTLKCDQDHHVESWFQSAQAYDALEKAGHLSCATCGSSKITKALMAPPVRVSDDKAAKVPVLSEPAGEKEKALEALRKKVEETSDYVGESFTQEARAIHLGEKPERAIYGEARLDQAKELIEEGVPLMPLPFRPKQKLT, encoded by the coding sequence ATGATCCGATACACCCTTAAATGCGACCAGGACCACCATGTTGAAAGCTGGTTTCAATCTGCACAGGCCTATGACGCCCTGGAGAAAGCAGGGCATCTGAGCTGTGCCACCTGCGGCAGCAGCAAGATCACCAAAGCCCTGATGGCCCCGCCTGTGCGTGTTTCAGATGACAAGGCGGCGAAGGTGCCGGTCTTGTCTGAACCAGCAGGAGAGAAGGAAAAGGCGCTGGAGGCGCTGCGCAAGAAAGTGGAAGAAACGTCGGATTATGTCGGGGAAAGTTTCACCCAAGAGGCGCGCGCCATCCATCTGGGCGAGAAACCGGAGCGTGCGATCTATGGTGAGGCGCGGTTGGATCAGGCGAAAGAACTGATTGAGGAGGGTGTGCCGCTGATGCCCCTGCCGTTCCGTCCGAAACAGAAATTGACCTGA
- the modC gene encoding molybdenum ABC transporter ATP-binding protein: MTLHVDITHRFGDFTLRVAFEAERGITAVFGRSGAGKTTVINAVAGLLKPDAGRIALDNTTLFDGATFLPPAARRLGYVFQDARLFPHLNVRDNLNFGSRYAPADAVGPEFDDVIELLGLAPLLDRLPAKLSGGEKQRVALGRALLSKPRMLLMDEPLASLDGPRKQDILPYLERLRDGPLGLPILYVSHSVEEVARLADMLVLLKDGAVARSGPTMEVMADPAAVPLLGVRDAGAVIEAVVVEHAADGLSCLKISAGLLHLPGVQARRGTKVRLRVLAQDVMLSTRRPEGLSAQNVLPVTIEAIQRGDGPGAAISLRAGQDLLLARITGRAVSELGLETGKTCFAVLKATSVAPISIGH; encoded by the coding sequence ATGACATTACATGTGGATATTACCCACCGTTTCGGGGATTTCACCCTGAGGGTCGCGTTTGAGGCAGAGAGGGGAATCACCGCTGTTTTCGGGCGTTCCGGCGCAGGCAAAACCACCGTGATCAACGCCGTTGCCGGCCTGTTGAAACCAGATGCGGGACGCATTGCCCTAGACAACACCACCCTGTTTGACGGCGCGACGTTCCTCCCCCCGGCGGCCCGCCGTTTGGGATATGTTTTTCAGGACGCGCGACTATTCCCGCATCTGAACGTGCGCGATAATCTCAATTTCGGCAGTCGCTACGCGCCCGCTGATGCGGTTGGTCCCGAGTTTGACGATGTCATCGAGCTACTGGGGCTCGCGCCCCTGCTGGACCGACTCCCTGCCAAATTATCCGGTGGTGAAAAACAACGGGTCGCCCTTGGCCGCGCCCTGCTCAGCAAACCACGGATGTTGTTGATGGATGAACCGCTGGCCAGCCTTGATGGCCCGCGCAAACAGGACATTCTACCCTATCTTGAACGCCTACGGGACGGGCCGCTTGGGCTGCCGATCCTCTATGTCAGCCATTCGGTTGAAGAGGTTGCACGGCTGGCCGATATGCTGGTGTTGTTAAAGGATGGTGCCGTCGCGCGGTCGGGTCCAACGATGGAAGTGATGGCAGATCCCGCCGCCGTGCCGTTGCTTGGCGTGCGGGATGCAGGCGCTGTGATCGAGGCCGTGGTGGTGGAACATGCAGCGGACGGGCTGTCCTGCCTGAAGATCAGCGCGGGCTTGCTGCATCTCCCGGGGGTACAGGCGCGGCGCGGCACCAAGGTCAGACTGCGGGTGTTGGCACAGGACGTAATGCTGTCCACCCGGCGGCCCGAAGGCCTGTCTGCGCAGAATGTTTTACCTGTGACAATTGAAGCTATCCAGCGCGGCGATGGCCCTGGCGCGGCGATCAGTTTGCGCGCTGGTCAGGACCTGCTGCTGGCAAGGATCACGGGCCGTGCAGTCTCCGAACTGGGCCTTGAAACAGGCAAGACATGTTTCGCGGTGCTGAAGGCCACCAGCGTTGCGCCGATCAGCATCGGGCATTAA
- a CDS encoding SDR family oxidoreductase — MNIVITGASRGIGAGLAEHYRAQGHEVIGTGRSVASQLQLDVTRPASHREMAEALEGQAVDLLVCNAGVYLDKGDDLDSGYGADLWAQSFATNVTGVFMSIQALLPHLRRAGSSKIAILSSQMGSDARAKAGGSGGSYIYRASKAAALNLGLNLANDLKAEGIAVGIYHPGWVQTDMGGKTAEITTQEAVEGLAARFAALNIETTGCFENWDGRPHAF; from the coding sequence ATGAATATTGTGATCACCGGAGCAAGCCGTGGCATTGGGGCTGGATTGGCTGAACACTATCGCGCGCAGGGGCACGAGGTTATCGGCACGGGACGTTCTGTTGCGTCACAATTGCAACTGGATGTGACGCGCCCGGCCAGCCACAGGGAAATGGCCGAGGCGCTGGAGGGGCAGGCGGTTGATTTGCTGGTGTGTAACGCAGGCGTATATCTGGACAAAGGTGACGATCTGGACAGCGGATATGGCGCGGATCTTTGGGCGCAGAGTTTTGCCACCAATGTGACGGGGGTGTTCATGAGCATTCAGGCCTTGTTGCCGCATCTGCGCCGCGCCGGCTCTTCGAAGATTGCCATCCTCTCATCGCAGATGGGATCGGATGCACGGGCAAAAGCAGGGGGCAGCGGCGGGAGCTATATTTACCGGGCGTCGAAAGCGGCTGCCTTGAACCTTGGGTTGAACCTGGCCAATGATCTGAAGGCCGAAGGCATTGCCGTGGGGATTTATCATCCGGGCTGGGTGCAGACCGATATGGGCGGCAAGACCGCAGAGATCACCACGCAAGAGGCGGTCGAGGGGCTGGCTGCGCGCTTTGCTGCGTTGAATATCGAGACAACCGGCTGTTTTGAAAACTGGGATGGCCGCCCGCATGCGTTTTGA
- a CDS encoding aspartate kinase, with amino-acid sequence MPVLVMKFGGTSVATLDRIRRAAKRVGVEVAKGYDVIVIVSAMSGKTNELVGWVNETSPMYDAREYDAVVSSGENVTAGLMALTLQEMDVPARSWQGWQVPVQTTSAHSAARIEDIPPANIMNKFAEGMKVAVVAGFQGVSPEGRITTLGRGGSDTTAVAFAAAFEAERCDIYTDVDGVYTTDPRVESKARKLDKISFEEMLELASLGAKVLQTRSVELAMRYKVKLRVLSSFEEQSDEAGTLVCDEEEIMESNVVAGVAFSREEAKMTLVSVADRPGIAALIFSALSDAGVNVDMIVQNISEEGRTDMTWSCPVDQVKRAEQAMAEAKSSGIINYSELLADQDVAKVSVVGIGMRSHTGVAAKMFQVLSNEGINIQVITTSEIKISVLINRKYMELAVQALHDAFELDKAA; translated from the coding sequence ATGCCTGTTCTTGTGATGAAATTCGGCGGCACCTCTGTCGCCACGCTGGATCGGATCCGCCGGGCGGCAAAACGCGTTGGTGTGGAAGTGGCCAAAGGCTATGATGTAATTGTCATTGTATCGGCCATGTCGGGCAAGACCAATGAGCTGGTCGGTTGGGTCAATGAGACCTCGCCGATGTATGATGCGCGCGAATATGATGCGGTTGTGTCTTCTGGCGAGAATGTCACAGCAGGTTTGATGGCGCTGACCCTGCAGGAAATGGATGTGCCGGCGCGGTCCTGGCAGGGCTGGCAGGTGCCGGTGCAGACAACAAGCGCCCATTCGGCCGCGCGGATCGAGGATATTCCGCCAGCCAATATCATGAATAAATTTGCCGAAGGTATGAAAGTGGCTGTGGTGGCGGGCTTTCAGGGGGTCAGCCCTGAGGGGCGGATCACCACCCTGGGGCGCGGCGGTTCGGATACCACAGCGGTGGCTTTTGCGGCTGCTTTTGAAGCGGAGCGCTGTGATATCTATACCGATGTTGACGGGGTTTATACCACCGATCCGCGGGTTGAATCAAAGGCGCGCAAGCTCGACAAGATTTCCTTTGAGGAGATGTTGGAACTTGCGTCTTTGGGGGCGAAGGTTCTGCAAACGCGATCCGTTGAACTGGCGATGCGCTATAAGGTTAAGCTGCGGGTGCTGTCGAGTTTTGAAGAACAATCGGACGAAGCCGGAACGCTTGTCTGTGATGAGGAGGAAATTATGGAAAGCAATGTGGTTGCAGGCGTGGCGTTCAGCCGCGAAGAGGCCAAGATGACGCTGGTGTCGGTTGCAGACCGGCCGGGCATCGCGGCGCTGATCTTTTCCGCCCTGTCGGATGCTGGTGTAAACGTCGACATGATTGTGCAGAATATTTCCGAAGAAGGGCGCACCGATATGACGTGGTCCTGCCCGGTGGATCAGGTCAAACGCGCCGAACAGGCGATGGCTGAGGCGAAATCAAGCGGCATCATCAACTACAGTGAGCTGTTGGCGGATCAGGATGTGGCCAAGGTTTCTGTTGTCGGCATCGGCATGCGCAGCCACACAGGTGTGGCGGCCAAGATGTTTCAGGTTCTGTCAAACGAGGGCATCAACATTCAGGTTATCACCACCTCGGAGATCAAGATTTCCGTGTTGATCAATCGCAAATATATGGAGCTGGCGGTTCAGGCCCTGCATGATGCGTTCGAACTGGACAAGGCCGCTTAA